The following are from one region of the Vulpes vulpes isolate BD-2025 chromosome 14, VulVul3, whole genome shotgun sequence genome:
- the ARRDC3 gene encoding arrestin domain-containing protein 3 isoform X1, whose amino-acid sequence MVLGKVKSLTISFDCLNDSNVPVYSSGDTVSGRVNLEVTGEIRVKSLKIHARGHAKVRWTESRNAGSNTAYTQNYTEEVEYFNHKDILIGHERDDDNSEEGFNTIHSGRHEYAFSFELPQTPLATSFEGRHGSVRYWVKAELHRPWLLPVKLKKEFTVFEHIDINTPSLLSPQAGTKEKTLCCWFCTSGPISLSAKIERKGYTPGESIQIFAEIENCSSRMVVPKAAIYQTQAFYAKGKMKEVKQLVANLRGESLSSGKTDTWNGKLLKIPPVSPSILDCSIIRVEYSLMVYVDIPGAMDLFLNLPLVIGTIPLHPFGSRTSSVSSQCSMNMSWLGLSLRERPEAPPSYAEVVTEEQRRNNLAPVSACDDFERALQGPLFAYIQEFRFLPPPLYSEIDPNPDQSADDRPSCPSR is encoded by the exons atggtgctgggaaaggtGAAGAGTTTGACAATAAGCTTTGACTGTCTTAATGACAGCAACGTCCCTGTGTATTCTAGTGGGGATACAGTCTCAGGAAGGGTGAATTTAGAAGTTACTGGGGAAATCAGagtaaaatctcttaaaattcaTGCAAGAGGGCATGCCAAAGTACGCTGGACCGAATCGAGAAACGCCGGCTCCAATACTGCCTACACGCAGAATTACACTGAAGAAGTAGAATATTTCAACCATAAAGACATCTTAATTGGACACGAAAGAG ATGATGATAATTCAGAAGAAGGTTTCAACACTATTCATTCAGGAAGGCATGAATATGCATTCAGCTTCGAGCTTCCACAGAC ACCACTTGCTACCTCATTCGAAGGCCGACATGGCAGTGTGCGCTATTGGGTGAAAGCCGAATTGCACAGGCCTTGGCTTCTACCAGTAAAATTAAAGAAGGAATTTACAGTCTTTGAGCATATAGATATCAACACTCCTTCATTACTG TCACCCCAAGCAGGCACAAAAGAAAAGACTCTCTGTTGCTGGTTCTGTACCTCAGGCCCAATATCCTTAAGTGCCAAAATCGAAAGGAAGGGCTATACCCCAG gggAATCAATTCAGATATTTGCTGAGATTGAGAACTGCTCTTCCCGAATGGTAGTGCCAAAGGCAGCCATTTACCAAACACAGGCCTTCTATGCcaaagggaaaatgaaggaagTAAAACAGCTGGTGGCTAACTTGCGAGGGGAATCCTTATCATCTGGGAAGACCGATACATGGAATGGAAAATTGCTGAAAATTCCACCAGTTTCTCCCTCTATCCTCGACTGTAGCATCATTCGTGTGGAATATTCACTAATG gtatatgtgGATATTCCTGGAGCTAtggatttatttcttaatttgccACTTGTCATTGGTACCATTCCTCTACATCCATTTGGTAGCAGAACCTCAAGTGTAAGCAGTCAGTGTAGCATGAATATGAGCTGGCTTGGCTTATCCCTACGTGAAAGACCTGAAG CACCACCCAGCTATGCAGAAGTGGTAACAGAGGAACAAAGGCGGAACAATCTTGCACCAGTGAGTGCTTGTGATGACTTTGAGAGAGCGCTTCAAGGACCACTGTTTGCATATATCCAGGAGTTTCGGTTCTTGCCTCCACCTCTTTATTCAGAG atTGATCCAAATCCTGATCAGTCAGCAGATGATAGACCATCCTGCCCATCTCGTTGA
- the ARRDC3 gene encoding arrestin domain-containing protein 3 isoform X2, with amino-acid sequence MVVPKAAIYQTQAFYAKGKMKEVKQLVANLRGESLSSGKTDTWNGKLLKIPPVSPSILDCSIIRVEYSLMVYVDIPGAMDLFLNLPLVIGTIPLHPFGSRTSSVSSQCSMNMSWLGLSLRERPEAPPSYAEVVTEEQRRNNLAPVSACDDFERALQGPLFAYIQEFRFLPPPLYSEIDPNPDQSADDRPSCPSR; translated from the exons ATGGTAGTGCCAAAGGCAGCCATTTACCAAACACAGGCCTTCTATGCcaaagggaaaatgaaggaagTAAAACAGCTGGTGGCTAACTTGCGAGGGGAATCCTTATCATCTGGGAAGACCGATACATGGAATGGAAAATTGCTGAAAATTCCACCAGTTTCTCCCTCTATCCTCGACTGTAGCATCATTCGTGTGGAATATTCACTAATG gtatatgtgGATATTCCTGGAGCTAtggatttatttcttaatttgccACTTGTCATTGGTACCATTCCTCTACATCCATTTGGTAGCAGAACCTCAAGTGTAAGCAGTCAGTGTAGCATGAATATGAGCTGGCTTGGCTTATCCCTACGTGAAAGACCTGAAG CACCACCCAGCTATGCAGAAGTGGTAACAGAGGAACAAAGGCGGAACAATCTTGCACCAGTGAGTGCTTGTGATGACTTTGAGAGAGCGCTTCAAGGACCACTGTTTGCATATATCCAGGAGTTTCGGTTCTTGCCTCCACCTCTTTATTCAGAG atTGATCCAAATCCTGATCAGTCAGCAGATGATAGACCATCCTGCCCATCTCGTTGA